In Epinephelus lanceolatus isolate andai-2023 chromosome 13, ASM4190304v1, whole genome shotgun sequence, the following are encoded in one genomic region:
- the LOC117270523 gene encoding uncharacterized protein LOC117270523 produces MDLPMLSRKRPLFNGYEKEPPLCKKKCLATLKTLLDRYETDRDTEHARLRTRCGPPCTSDTCVNGGTKHLTHTEHFFNQISSWADTQSSVNKVLEHLKSRQVTDDILLDDSINKKFLEFHSDITEECGAEDKQHSWAVIEKQEEVVMYGPYYPNYNNGEHSEDIIIKQTQELLESEDVSEDWKVYVFTMNSPCLARNSDPCMLNLVHRAQEWWSVYGVKTYIGYVKCWGFKGSKENLFRDINYSQVECIDLAEDYESYVKAAEKINLNPLCETLFLAVKRRLRSAGLINMVQGQDWKSYFKSMHSIYESKPEEEKKILAQEASAMIKAAQALLSEKSGSFEEYFDKGHAFDHTFSSQVSDAIQDQIRLTFQQCWNEMIQDKHAEFIREKLTEDFNQCTVQLFIKDTVKFTKEYLDIGRIQFPEEAPR; encoded by the exons ATGGATCTTCCCAT GTTGAGCCGTAAACGACCTCTGTTCAATGGATATGAAAAGGAGCCTCCGCTGTGCAAAAAGAAATGTTTGGCCACTCTGAAAACTCTGCTGGACAGATATGAgactgacagagacacagaacatgCCAGACTGAG GACGAGGTGCGGTCCCCCCTGCACATCTGACACCTGTGTGAATGGCGGGACAAAACACCTGACTCACACTGAGCACTTCTTCAATCAGATCTCATCCTGGGCTGACACACAATCCTCTGTGAATAAAGTATTGGAGCATCTCAAGTCCAGACAAGTAACCGATGACATTTTACTCGATGACTCAATCAACAAGAAATTTCTGGAgtttcacagtgacatcactgaggAATGTGGCGCAGAAGATAAGCAGCATTCGTGGGCTGTTATTGAGAAACAGGAAGAGGTCGTCATGTATGGACCGTATTATCCTAATTACAACAACGGAGAGCACAGCGAGGACATCATTATTAAACAAACCCAGGAGCTGCTGGAGTCAGAGGATGTGTCAGAGGACTGGAAAGTGTATGTTTTCACCATGAACAGCCCGTGTTTGGCTAGAAACTCAGATCCCTGCATGCTTAACCTGGTTCACAGAGCTCAGGAGTGGTGGAGCGTGTATGGAGTTAAGACTTATATTGGTTATGTGAAATGCTGGGGCTTCAAAGGAAGTAAAGAGAATCTGTTCAGGGATATTAACTACAGCCAAGTGGAGTGTATAGATCTGGCTGAGGACTATGAGAGCTATGTTAAAGCAGCTGAGAAGATTAATCTTAATCCTTTATGTGAAACTCTGTTTCTAGCTGTTAAACGCCGCCTGAGATCTGCAGGTTTGATAAACATGGTGCAAGGTCAGGACTGGAAGAGTTATTTTAAAAGTATGCATAGTATTTATGAAAGCAAaccagaggaggagaaaaaaatcttAGCACAGGAGGCGAGCGCCATGATAAAAGCTGCACAAGCTCTGCTTTCAGAAAAAAGTGGAAGCTTTGAGGAATATTTCGACAAAGGACATGCATTTGATCACACCTTTAGTTCCCAAGTATCAGACGCCATCCAGGACCAGATTAGACTCACATTTCAACAGTGTTGGAATGAGATGATACAGGACAAACATGCCGAGTTCATCAGGGAGAAGCTGACTGAAGACTTCAATCAGTGCACCGTCCAGCTTTTTATCAAAGACACTGTAAAGTTCACAAAAGAGTACTTAGACATTGGAAGGATACAGTTTCCAGAGGAAGCTCCGAGATGA